TAATGCAGGAGCTTTTGCCACGCACCATAATATGGGAGGATTTTCGATCAGTCTGTAGACGGATAATGTTTTCCAATTTTCCATATTTGATTGAAAGAGATTATCCTAGTATTATTGTATATAGTAGATGTTACACTATTTTTCTGAACATACACATTATTTTTACAAGGCAATTAATCGGAGAGAGGAAGGAAGACAATGGAAAAAAGCAAAAAAGATTTGCGTATACGAAGCAAGGTAATAAGTGAAGGAGTCAACCGCGTTCCGAACCGTTCCATGCTTCGTGCTGTCGGCTTTGAAGACGAAGACTTTAAAAAACCTATGGTGGGAGTAGCAAGTACCTGGAGTGAAGTCACGCCATGTAACATACATATTGATAAGCTTGCTCGTGAAGCAAAAACCGGAGCAGCAGAAAATGGCGGGGCCCCTCTTATTTTTAACACGATCACTGTTTCTGACGGAATTGCAATGGGACACGAAGGAATGAGCTATTCACTTCCGAGCCGTGAAATTATTGCAGACTCCATTGAAACTGTTGTAGGAGCTGAGCGCCTTGACGGATATGTGGCGATTGGCGGCTGTGACAAAACAACACCTGGATGCTTGATGGCAATCGGCCGCATGAATCTGCCCTCTGTCTATATTTATGGCGGAACGATTCAACCGGGAAAACTAAACGGCAACGATATTGATATTGTTTCTTCCTTTGAAGCAGTCGGCCAGCATCAGCAAGGAATGATAGATGATGAAGAACTGCATCAAGTGGAGTGCAATGCGTGTCCGGGAGCAGGTGCATGCGGAGGTATGTACACAGCCAATACGATGGCAGCTGCTGTAGAAGCAATGGGTATGAGTATTCCTGGTTCCTCTTCTACTCCGGCAGTTTATGATTATAAAGAAATAGAAGCAAAAGAAGCAGGAGCTTTAGTAACAGAATTGCTTGAAAAAGAAATCTACCCTCGGGATATTATGACAAAAGAAGCGTTCGAAAACGCTATTACCGTTGTGATGGCTCTCGGCGGCTCGACAAACGCCTTTTTGCATCTTCTTGCTATCGCTCATTCAGCAGACATAGACTTGAGTTATGACGATTTTGAAAGAATTCGCAAAAACGTTCCTCATATTGCTGATTTAAAACCAAGCGGAAAATATGTCATGCAAGACCTTTACTTGGCAGGCGGTGTGCCGGCTGTAATGAAACTATTGCTTGAAGAAGGACTTCTTCACGGAGACTGCCTCACAGTTACCGGGAAAACACTGGCAGAAAACTTAAAAGAAGCACCTAGCCTTAAAGAAGGACAAGACATTATTTATCCGCTCAGCAATCCAATTAAGCCTAACGGGCCTCTTGTTGTACTCAAAGGCAACCTTGCCCCAGAGGGTGCCGTAGCAAAAATGTCCGGCCAAAAAATCAGCAGGTTTGAAGGAACTGCTAAAGTGTATGACAGTGAAGCCACTGCAACAGAAGCGATTACAAACAACGAAATCAAAGAAGGCGACGTACTCGTTATACGCAATGTCGGTCCTAAAGGCGGACCAGGCATGCCGGAAATGCTTTCCGTTACGGCTATGATTGTCGGAAAAGGACTTGGCGGCAAAGTCGCTCTTATTACAGACGGCCGTTTCTCCGGCGGTTCTCACGGCTTTGTTATCGGACACGTAGCGCCTGAAGCTGCTGCAGGCGGACCAATCGGATTGCTTGCAAACGGAGACAAAGTTACGATCGACAGCGAAACGCAGGAAATTAATTTTGAGGTTTCCGATGAAGAACTTGATAAGCGTGCGCGTGAATGGAAAGCTCCTGAACCTAGATACAAAACAGGATCCCTTGCCAAATATGCTAAATTAGTTGCTTCAAGTGCTCGTGGAGCTGTGACAGATCATAATTTAGATTAACAGAGGATGCCCTAATGAATAAAAGCAGCTTAAGCGTTAACCACACGCTAAGCTGCTTTTTTGTTTATAGTTAATGAGAGATGGCTTTTGTCATTTCCGAAACGGACACTAATCCCCCGCCCGAGATTAACGGAAAATTCTTCACCCATACCTGCTACCGTAAATTTGTCAGCGAATAAATAAGCTAGAATCAATGCAGGCAAACTTATGTAAATGAGTTCATACTGCCCTTCTACAATCATGGAAAAATCACCATGCAGCCAAGATGACATATTTTGAATTAAATCATTTTTATAAGCAAAAAATGTCGTGATGGAACTGATATATTTCCAAACATGAGGCCGAACAGCGGTATAAAGATTGTCTAAAATTTTCATAAAAACCAGTGTTCCAAGTAAAGCAAAGACAAAAGAAATGGCAGCTTTTTGCAGCGGCGACGCGCTGGTAAAGATCATTAATGACACAAGAATACCAATCCTTGCTGCATCTAATGTTCCTGCTGTCGTAGGAGACACGAATTTATTGCGGCTTAGCTGCTGCATAATCATACCGCAGATACTCATGCTCATCCCGGCTATTAATATGCTGACAAGCCGGGGAATTCTGCTTGCCCATAATATATGAGCCTGCTCTTCTGTTAGTTTAAACAGATCCATTGGTGATACGTTCTGCACTCCAATAAACAGTGATGCGAAAGATAAAACGAGGAGTACTGCTAAAAGATACCTTTTTCCCATAACTTACCTTTCTTAATCTGTAAAGGAAACAATAAAATTAATTATCATTTTCATTGATAACAATTCTCTTTCTACCACTTTTTATTTATTTGTCAATTATTTCTATACCTCAATACACCCTCCTATATAACCAGCTCTACTCTTCACAGTGAAATTCACGTAACAGCCGGCTCTTTTTTTTCTTCTGAAGAAGGCCGAATGGCTGCAAAGGTAAGTAAAACAGCCGCCACGCTGATTCCTGCCAAAATATAATAAATTAAACCCGGACCATGTTTCATTAATACCGCAATGATAGGAGGACCAGCGGCAACACCTACAAAACGCATACTGCTGTAAAAAGACGTGATCGAACCCCGTTCTTCTTTTTTGATCCCTTCTGTAATCAGGGCATCCAAGCAAGGCAGTGATAACCCTATTCCTATACCAGCTATGGTCAAAAGCAGTGTAAACATAAATAAGCCCATTTCTTCTCTCACAAAAAACAAGGACACCGCCGCCGTTCCATTTCCTACTAAAATAAACCATTTCATTCGAATTTTATCTTCTCCTATCATTTTTCCGCTCGAAAAAGAAGCAATGCATAAAAATAACAATGGAATGGCTAATACGAAACCTTTTACATACCCTTCAATACTGTATTTTTCTTCAAGTAATGAGGAGAAATGAAATAAAATGCCAAACAATACTAACATTAAAATACACCCGATAAAAAACACCGCAAACAACCAGCGACCGTTATGGTGAAACGTTTCTTTGACCCCTTGTACAAACTCTTGAAAGGATGGATTGCTGCGCTCCTCTTCTTTTTCCTTTTTTGGTGTTTTTACTAAAAAAAATACTAAAAGGACTGCTATAAAAGACAATACCGGAATCGCTATAAAAGGCATATACCAAATCACGACTGCCAGCAATGCTCCTAAAATGGGACTTAGCACTTTTCCAAGCGTATTAGCTGTTTCAATAATGCCCAATCCCTGACTCACTTGTTCTTCTTCTTTAAACATATCGCCTACGGTCGGAAGCACCACTGGAAAAGCTCCGGCAGCTCCCACACCTTGTAAAAATCTCCCCATCATAATAACGGCATATGGATTTTCCATCTGCCATGCTGCGTAGGCCGATACAGCTCCGCCCAATGCAACAATGATAAGGCTCGGTATGATCACTTTTTTTCTTCCAATTCTGTCGGACAAATACCCTGAAACGGGAATAAGAACGATAGCTATTAATGAATAAATAGAAATTATTAAGCTTGATTGAAAAGATGTGATGTTAATTTCTTTTTCAATTAATGGCAGCACTGGGATCAACATTGAATTTCCTAATGTCATCATTAATGGAATCGATGCTAATGCGAATAAGTCCCATCTCTTTTTTTCCATTTGGCTCCTCCGATTACTCGCTAGTGTTTTAACTCAAAATGTAAAGGTAGTGTTCGTCTTCTAATATTTTGACTTTGTGTATAGTTATTTACAGAAAACAATCTTTATATTAAGAAAAACTTCGTTAACGATTTTTAACTGATTAACTTATATTATTTTGCTAAGGAAAGAGCTAATGCTTCTACCATTTGGACTTAGCAGCAAATCAAATTTTTCAATCCTGTTCAAAGAAGCCTGAGAAGATTATTCCCAGGCTTTGTTCTTTCTTAAATTGGATCGGAGCGATGCGGCAGCCACTCAGCAAGAAAGTCCGGCAATTCTCCATTAGCTGCCAACGTGGCATGTCCCCCGTTCACCAGCTTAATATTTCACTGTGTTCTTGAAGAGAACGCAAAAAGCGTGCATGTTTTTTTGCTGCGATACCCACGGCTTTTACTATTTTGTGCACAAATTAATAGATTTGCCTCGTTCCTTTTATATGAGGGGTTTTTCACAGGAACGGAAGTATATTTTTGACCGTTTTCTAGCAGACTGATGTATAACAGCCGTTTCTATTAAATGATTTTATGAGTAGCATACAAGCATTCCTTAGAAATACTCGGCTTGTTGCCAAGTAAAGGAAAAAGCCGGCTCCTTTTAAATAGGAACTGGGGCTAAGGAGGGATAAAATGACAGAACAACAACTGGAATATACGTTTGATCTCTTTGGCTATTCAGATTTATACCAAAAGCTTCGTTATCCGATAAAAGTGTCAGGGGAATTTGACAACGTTGATATCGAAGTATTGGAATCCTTTTTAGACTGGTATGTTTTCGATAACACCGATAAGGTATTATTTGATGATTTCATCTATCATTTTCGCGTGTTTAGAAAGATTTATAAAAACAATAATCTTCCTTACAGGCCGTGGTAAAGAATAAAAATGCAAGCCACAAAATGCCTCATTACAAAAAGCTGGAATTCAGAGAACATTTAATGCCTTGAGAATGAAAGAGCTTGGTCGTCCAAGCTCTTTTAATAACCAATTTTAAGAAGTGCCAGCTTCATTTTCTTCATATGCAATTAGAATAATATCTTGTTTTGTCGTTTCTCGCAGTTCGTTTTCTAGCGATCTTAGCCGCTCTAATTGTCCTGGCTCCAAATCAGCTGCTGAATAACCTTCAAATTTTTCATTTTGTGACATATAGCTTCCTCCTTTTAAGCTTTAAGGTACACGTAAATATATGTATTTATTCCTTTCCGAATCACGATTTAAAATTCGCTTTATATGTGCCGCTTCCGCAAATGAAAAAAAGAGTGCCGGTTGT
This DNA window, taken from Alteribacillus bidgolensis, encodes the following:
- the ilvD gene encoding dihydroxy-acid dehydratase — its product is MEKSKKDLRIRSKVISEGVNRVPNRSMLRAVGFEDEDFKKPMVGVASTWSEVTPCNIHIDKLAREAKTGAAENGGAPLIFNTITVSDGIAMGHEGMSYSLPSREIIADSIETVVGAERLDGYVAIGGCDKTTPGCLMAIGRMNLPSVYIYGGTIQPGKLNGNDIDIVSSFEAVGQHQQGMIDDEELHQVECNACPGAGACGGMYTANTMAAAVEAMGMSIPGSSSTPAVYDYKEIEAKEAGALVTELLEKEIYPRDIMTKEAFENAITVVMALGGSTNAFLHLLAIAHSADIDLSYDDFERIRKNVPHIADLKPSGKYVMQDLYLAGGVPAVMKLLLEEGLLHGDCLTVTGKTLAENLKEAPSLKEGQDIIYPLSNPIKPNGPLVVLKGNLAPEGAVAKMSGQKISRFEGTAKVYDSEATATEAITNNEIKEGDVLVIRNVGPKGGPGMPEMLSVTAMIVGKGLGGKVALITDGRFSGGSHGFVIGHVAPEAAAGGPIGLLANGDKVTIDSETQEINFEVSDEELDKRAREWKAPEPRYKTGSLAKYAKLVASSARGAVTDHNLD
- a CDS encoding iron chelate uptake ABC transporter family permease subunit, whose amino-acid sequence is MGKRYLLAVLLVLSFASLFIGVQNVSPMDLFKLTEEQAHILWASRIPRLVSILIAGMSMSICGMIMQQLSRNKFVSPTTAGTLDAARIGILVSLMIFTSASPLQKAAISFVFALLGTLVFMKILDNLYTAVRPHVWKYISSITTFFAYKNDLIQNMSSWLHGDFSMIVEGQYELIYISLPALILAYLFADKFTVAGMGEEFSVNLGRGISVRFGNDKSHLSLTINKKAA
- a CDS encoding MFS transporter, which encodes MEKKRWDLFALASIPLMMTLGNSMLIPVLPLIEKEINITSFQSSLIISIYSLIAIVLIPVSGYLSDRIGRKKVIIPSLIIVALGGAVSAYAAWQMENPYAVIMMGRFLQGVGAAGAFPVVLPTVGDMFKEEEQVSQGLGIIETANTLGKVLSPILGALLAVVIWYMPFIAIPVLSFIAVLLVFFLVKTPKKEKEEERSNPSFQEFVQGVKETFHHNGRWLFAVFFIGCILMLVLFGILFHFSSLLEEKYSIEGYVKGFVLAIPLLFLCIASFSSGKMIGEDKIRMKWFILVGNGTAAVSLFFVREEMGLFMFTLLLTIAGIGIGLSLPCLDALITEGIKKEERGSITSFYSSMRFVGVAAGPPIIAVLMKHGPGLIYYILAGISVAAVLLTFAAIRPSSEEKKEPAVT